TTTTTTTAGTAGTATTCATGCGTTAATGCAGTTTAGAGTTTTAAAAGTTTGAAGGTTTTATGATTAAATAAGTTTTAAAAATTAAGTGTTTTATAGCAAAAATTGTATAACAAAATAAAAACTAATAACAAAAAAGAGTGAGTAGCATGAAGTTAATTTCAAAATTTTCTTTTATATTTTTAACAATCTTTCAGTCTTTAAATCTTTTTGGTCAACCATCTTGCTCTCAAGATGATCCTCTGCTTGTCATTACTATCATGGTGAAAAATGAAGCAGACGTTATGGAAAGAACGTTGCTTCCATACCTCGATGCTGGCCTGCAACATTTTCTCGTTTTAGATACTGGTTCAACCGATGAAACCGTAGAAGTAACCAAACAACTTTTTGAGTCTTACGATGTGCATGGATTTGTGGTTGAACAACCGTTTGTTGATTTTGCAACTTCACGAAATTATGCCATTGATTGCAGTGAAGAACTGTTTCCAAAAGCAACATTCTTTTTAATGATTGACGCTGAATGGTACTTAAACGATGTGCCAGGTTTGATTAATTTTTGTAAACTTTTCAGACATTTTCCTGAGACTGCATATTTAATGTGTCTTCATAATAATCACTTTTCTAAAAATTATTTGTGTCGGTTGTGGAAACCGAATCACGGCATTCGATTTGAAGGCGTGGTTCATGAGTATTTAAATAAAATAGGATATATAACTGTTCCTGAAACTATTTATTTTAATTGGGATCCAACACAGCGTGGTATTGATAAAACAAATAAACGTTTTTATCGAGATATCGAGTTGCTTTTGAAAGAGCATGAAAAACATCCAGAAGATCCAAGAACTCTTTTTTACTTGGGTCAATCTTATGCATGTACCAATGATTATGCAAACGCAGCTATTTGGTACCAAAAACGATCTGAAAGATCTGTTTGGGATCAGGAAGATTTTATGACCTGGTACAGACTTGGTGATGCACACGATCAGTTGGGCAACTGGAATCAAGCTCTGTTTTATTATCTTAAAGCATATGATATGAGACCGAGTCGTATTGAACCTCTGATGAAAATTGCAAATTATTATTTAAAAGTTCTTGATTTTGCAAAAGCATTTTATTTTTCAAAGCTTGCGGTTGATACTCCGGTAACGACTGATACGTTGTTTGTTGAAAACATTGCATATAATTTTGATCGATACAACCTACTGGGAATTGCTGCATGGTATGTTGGGGAGTATGAAGTTGGTGAAAAAGCAGTTTTACAGGCATTGAAGCACTCGCCTGATGCTACACACTTGCTTTTTAATCTGTCTTTGTATGAAGGTAGAAAAAATTAATATTTTATGAATCAGCAAAAAAGGAGACCTTTTGTTTTAAGGATTTAAAATCCTATTTGATACTTCAGCGAAGAGATTAAGAAAAATTATTATTTTGTGACCACGTAAAAAAGGAGACCAGGATGAAGTCTAAAATTCTAAAACTGTATCTAATACTCATGAGCGCAATGGCTTACGGGGACTGTTGTGTAACAGATTGTTGTCAGCCGGTTGAGTGTGACACACCTTGTTCAATTTCCAAAAACACATGGTTACCTCGTTCATTTGTATCATATCAAACACACGATCTTTTTCAGGAGCAGTATGCTTACGGGCAGGATTTTGAAGACAGCGAGCACAAGCTTAACATTTCTTTTTTCACTGAATATATGCAAAATTTTGGTGCAAAATGTGGCTCATGTAAAAATTTAGGATCTATGCCATTTTGGTCAGGAACAAACCAAATGACCATTGGTAACAACGATGGAAAAGCTGATGTTGATGCATACCAACTTGGTATGGGTAACGTCGTAGCTAATGCAGATGGTATTGCAGGAGTTATTCAGTTAAATCCAAAAATACAACACGCTGGTACTGACATGAGTCTTTACTATGTGCATAGCAAGCAGGAACGTAGCTTTTACTTCAAAGTGCATGCTCCACTTGGTGCAATGATCATAACACCACAGCTTAAAGAGCTACTGGTTGCAGAGTCGAATGATCATCTTAGCTTTACACAAATGACAGCAGCTCCATCTCCATCAGAAATCACGTATCAATTCACTGAATATCCAACACCGTCTCGTCGCCCGGACACAGTTTCTGACTATTTCTTTGGTGGAAAAACAGGTAACGCTTTAGAGGGTAATCAAGAAAAACCAATTCATTTACGTAGAGCTCGTATTGCTGCGTGTAAACAAACGATAGTACGTTTAGGTGATATCACAACAGCTATTGGTTACAATGCATACATGAGTGAAAAAGGTTTCTTTGGCCTAGGCGCTAAAGTATCAATGCCAACAGGTAACGTTCCAACAGCTGCTTATATGCTTGAGCCAATTTTTGGTAGAGCTGGCGCATGGGGCGTTGGTGGTGAAGTTTTAGGATCGTTCAGAGTCTGGGAAAACTGTGATGCAACAAGAAATGTAACTGTTGCTTTTCAGGGTGAAGTGCTTCATCTGTTTCAGGGTAGAACTCCAAACTTTAGAACGTTTGATTTAAAACAAAACGGACCTGGTTCTAAATATTTATTAGTGCAACATTATGCATCTCAATATAGCAATCTAAATCCGAACACTGACGTTATTGAGCCACAAAGAATACACCCAGTTGCTAACTTAACAACGCTTCCAGTTATTTCAAAAATAGCTGTTGAAGGTTCGTTTGCAGTTGCTCTTGACTACCATTTTGATAATTGGAATGCTTCTCTTGGTGGTGAATTCTGGGGTCGTTCACGAGAAAAATTACAAATTGATATAGCTTCAGCGATAGACCAGCGACTACCAAATCTTAATAATTACGCAGTTTTAGGTCGTCAAGTAAGTGCATACCGTATTGATGAGCAACCAGCATCTCCAGCAACTGCTGTACCAGTTCGTACATTCTATTGCGAACCTTTAGCAAGAATTAATAAATCTCAAGATGCTGTGCAATTGGTTGGCTCAGTACCAACCGTAACAGCACCTACAGTGCTTCCTGATGGAATTAAAGATGCGCGTCTTTCAGAAAACCGTATTCCTGCAGACTTGTGTGAAGCGCTTGATATCGGTGCTGCACAAGCATCACGTGCGTTTACTGGAAAAGTCTTTGGTCAAGCTGGATACACATGGACAGAGCATTATCATATGCCGTCACTTGCTGTTATCGGTAGTGTAGAACTTACAGGTAAAACAAATAATGCAGTGCAACTATGGAGCGTTGGGCTTCAAGGTTCTTTAAATTTCTAAGTTTGATGGTCAATAATTAAAAGGAAATATATGACGATAAGAAAAATAAATAGTTACGTAGTACTTTCGACACTCGTCGGGTGCTTGGTAACTATGGATGCTTTGGGAGCAGCCCAACAAAGTAAAAGTTCATTAGATGTTAAGCGTAGTGGAGCTGAAGTTTGGTTTCCAAGCACACCGGATGCTGCTGCAGCTGTTCAAGTATCTGGTGGAACTACAGCAAGCAATATTGGAGCTACGGGTTTAACTGGTTTAACTGGTGCAACTGGTTTAACTGGTTCTACAGGCTCAACAGGTTCTACAGGTTCTACTGGCTCTACTGGTGCAACTGGTGACACAGGTTCAACAGGATCTACTGGTTCTACAGGCTCTACAGGTTCTACAGGCTCAACTGGAGCAACTGGTGACACAGGATCTACGGGATCTACAGGTTCTACAGGATCTACTGGTTCAACTGGTGCAACTGGTGACACTGGATTAACAGGAGCAACTGGCGACACAGGATCTACTGGGTCTACAGGATCTACAGGTTCTACTGGCGCAACTGGTGATACAGGACTAACTGGAGCAACTGGCGATACAGGATCTACTGGTTTAACTGGTTCTACAGGTTCTACGGGTGACACTGGATTAACAGGTGCTACTGGATCTACTGGTTCAACAGGTTCTACAGGTTCTACTGGTGCAACTGGTGACACTGGATTAACAGGAGCAACTGGCGACACAGGATCTACTGGGTCTACAGGATCTACAGGTTCTACAGGTGCAACTGGTGACACAGGATTAACAGGTGCAACTGGTGCTACTGGATCTACTGGTTCAACTGGTTCTACAGGTTCTACGGGTGACACTGGACTAACTGGAGCAACTGGCGATACAGGATTTACTGGGTCAACAGGTTCTACTGGTGCAACTGGTGATACAGGACTAACAGGTGCAACTGGTGACACAGGATCTACTGGTTCAACAGGTTCTACTGGTGCAACTGGTGATACAGGACTAACAGGTGCAACTGGTGACACAGGATCTACTGGTTCAACAGGTTCTACTGGTGCAACTGGTGACACTGGATTAACAGGAGCAACTGGCGACACAGGATCTACTGGGTCTACAGGATCTACTGGTGCTACTGGCTCTACTGGCTCTACTGGACTTACTGGCGCAACAGGTGTAACTGGTGAAAGTATTGCTGGTGCAACAGGTTCTACTGGACTAACTGGAGCAACGGGTGAAACTGGTGCAACAGGTGTAACTGGTGAAAGTATTGCTGGTGCTACTGGACTTACTGGTGCTACTGGATCAACTGGTTCTACTGGTGCAACTGGCGACACAGGGTCTACTGGTGCAACTGGTGCTACTGGCGCAACTGGTGCTACAGGTGCTGCCGCTATTGGGACTTATGCATGGTTTGCTTCCACTGCGATTCAGACAGCTTCAGCAGGTTCATTGGTTGCGTTTGATTCATTACCTACGCCCGTTTCTAATCTTATTACCGCTGATGTTACTTTTAAAACATTTACTGTGACAAACGCTGGAACGTATAAAATTAAAGTTTTCCTTGCTCCTGTTGCTACGACAACTAATTTTGAGATTTTAATAAGTGGTGCGTCTCTTGTCCCACCACTCTCTGATCCGATTACGGCACAATCTGTACCTCATATTGCTGAAGTTATTGTAGTTCTTACTGCTGGCCAAACTATAGAAGTGAAATCTATTGACGCTTTAAACCTTACACCTAGTAAATATGGATTTTATTCTGCTTCAATAACGATTGTTCGAGTCGGTTAAAGTAATGATAAAAACAAGGGCCAAAGATTGCATAGATTTTAGTAATAAAATCAAATCTTTGGTCCTTGTTGTGCAACGTAGGACACGGGTCATAAAACTTGAAAATAAGCAGTTTGGTTTTGAAAAAAATTGAACAAGCATCTCAGTAAAAAATTAGGAAAAGTATGTTTGTATTGCATTTGACTGTTAAGTCCACCATGAATGTAGTGGTGAAAAAAATAAAAAATTATATTGCATTGTCGATGCTTATTTCTTGCGTCGGTAGTATGAATGCTCAAGGAGATGATCATAATAGAAATAAAAAAGCTTCAAAATCTACTCAAGCGGCAGCGTTAGTTAAGCGATCAGCTTCTGCTGAAAATGATTATCCAAACACGGATGATGTACTTGCGTTTGTGACAGTTGAGTCTGCTTCTGGAGTTACTGGTAATACAGGTGCTACGGGAGCAACTGGAGCTACTGGTACAAGTGCCAGAGGTGCTACTGGTGACACAGGGCTTACAGGTTTAACAGGTTCAACTGGATCTACGGGATCAATAGGCGCTACAGGTTCAACAGGAGATACAGGCTCTACTGGCTCTACTGGCTCTACTGGTTTAACAGGTGTAGGCACAATAGGTTCTACTGGTTCTACTGGATCAACTGGTTCTACCGGATCAACAGGTGCTACAGGGTCAACAGGTTCTACAGGTGATATTGGTGCTACTGGTTCTACAGGATCAACAGGTGCTACCGGATCAATTGGCTCTACAGGTGCTACTGGTTCTACAGGTGACACAGGATTAACGGGTGATACCGGTGCTACTGGTTCAACAGGGTCTACTGGTTCTATAGGTTCAACAGGTTCTATAGGTGCAACAGGTGACACTGGGTTAACTGGCGATATCGGTGCTACTGGTTCAACAGGATCAACTGGTTCTATAGGTGTTACTGGTTCTACAGGATCAACAGGTGCTACCGGATCAATTGGCTCTACAGGTGCTACTGGTTCTACAGGTGACACAGGATTAACGGGTGATACCGGTGCTACTGGTTCCACAGGGTCTACTGGTTCTATAGGTTCAACTGGTTCTATAGGTGCTACTGGTGATACTGGATTAACTGGCTATACCGGTGCTACTGGTTCAACTGGTTCAACAATTCTTGGAGTTACAGGTGACACTGGGTTAACTGGTGATACTGGTGCAACTGGTTCTACAGGATCAACTGGTGCTACTGGTGCAACTGGTGCTACTGGTGCAACTGGTGATACTGGTTCAACAGGATCAACAATTCTTGGAGTTACTGGAGACACTGGGTTAACTGGTGATACTGGTGCTACTGGATCAACAGGATCAACAGGTTCTATAGGTGCTACTGGTGCTACTGGTGCTACTGGAGACACAGGACTTACGGGTGACACTGGTTCAACAGGATTAACTGGTTCTATAGGTGCTACTGGTGACACAGGATTAACAGGCGATACTGGTGCAACTGGAAGTACAGGCACAAGTGCCATAGGTGCTACTGGTGCTACTGGAGACACTGGGTTAACTGGTGACACTGGTGCTACAGGATCAACTGGTGTAACAATTATTGGAGTTACAGGAGCTACTGGAGACACAGGACTTACAGGTGCTACAGGTGCTACAGGTGCTACAGGTGCAACTGGTCTTGCATTTTCAAGTACTTATGCATGGTTAGCTGATAATGCTACAAGTCAAAATCTTAATATCGGCGATTTAGTTAATTTTACAACAAATATTGATGTTAGCACTCCTGGTCAATTTACTGTTACTCCTAATTCTGTAGAAGTATTAGTTGCTGGAACCTATGAAATCACCGTGTTTATTGCTGGTTTTGATGATTTGAGTCCTAGTCGTTTTACAATTCTAGTTAATGGAGGTAATATAGGCTTTGACGATTTGGTTACTGAGGCCGTGCCACATATTATTAATTGTATAGTACCTCTTGCTGTTAATGATGTGATTTCGATATTTGCTGGCGCTGCAGGAACAATTTCGCCAAACAACTACGGGTATTATGGTGCGGCAATGACGATTGTAAAAATAAATTAAAACATTATTGAACTTAAAATATTTTTAAGAAAGATGAGGGTTGGAAAGTAAAATTTCCAGCCCTCATTGTTTTTATTTGTGAATTATTTTCTGGTTAAAATTGATATACATTTGCATTTTAAATTTTTTTTTATGAGAGTAAGAAAAATTATTATTTTGTGACCACGTAAAAAAAGGAGACCAGGATGAAATCTAAAATTCTAAAACTGTATCTAATACTCATGAGCACACTGGTTTACGGGGACTGCTGTGTAACAGATTGTCCAGATACTAATTCATGTGACACGCCTTGTTCGATTTCCAAAAATACATGGTTGCCTCGTTCATTTACATCATATTCTTACCGTGATATTTCTCAGGCTCAGTATACGTACGGGCAGGATTTTGGCGATAAAGAGCATCATCTTAACATTTCATTGTTTACTGAATACATGCAGAATTTTGGTGGCAAATGTGGCTCATGTAAAAATTTAGGAGCTATGCCATTTTGGTCTGGAACAAACCAAATGACCATTGGCAACAATGATGGTAAAGCAGATCTTGATGCATACCAACTTGGTATGGGTAACGTTGTAACTAATGCAGATGGTATTGCAGGCGTCATTCAGTTAAACCCAACAGTTCAAAGTGTTGGTACTGACATGATGTTGTATTATGTGCATAGTAAACAGGAACGCGGAATTTATTTTAAAGTGCATGCTCCGCTTGCTGCAATGATTGTAACGCCAAATCTTAAAGAATTAATGGTTGCGCATTCTGACAACGAAGTTGCTTTTTCACAGGTAACAGCAGCTGCTGCTGGAAATCCTTCATCAACAATCACCTATGAATTTCCGGCATATTCGTCACCACTTCGTCGCGCAGCAACGGTTTCAGACGTATTCTTTGGAGGTGCGCCAGGTTCATCTTTAGAGGGAAGTGCATTAAAGCCAATTCATTTACGTCGAGGTCGTATTTCTCCATGTAAACAAACCATAATTCGCTTAGGTGATATCACAACAGCTTTTGGTTACAATGCGTACATGAGTGAAAAAGGTTTCTTTGGGTTAGGATTTAAAGCATCACTACCTACTGGTAACGTTCCAACAGGTCATTATATGCTTGAACCAATTGTTGGTAGAGCTGGTGCATGGGGCCTTGGTGGTGAAATTTCAGGATCATACAGAGTTTGGGAAAATTGTGATCAATCAAAAAATCTAGAAATTTTTGTGCAGGGTGAAGTGCTTCATTTAATGCAGGGCAGAACGCCAAACTTTAGATCATTTGATTTAAAACAAAACGGACCTGGTTCTAAATATTTATTAGTTCAAAATTATATGGCTGACTACACCAATAAAGTTATTCCAGAAGCTACCGAAGTTTTCGTGCCTCAATCACTTCATTCAGCAATTAACATTACAACACTTCCAGTTATTTCAAAAATAGCGGTTGAAGGATCATTTGCTGTCGCTACTGTTTTTAATTGTGACGATTGGAATGTTTCTTTGGGCGGTGAATTCTGGGGTCGTTCACGAGAAAAATTACAAATTGATATAACTTCAGCAATAGACCAGCGACTACCAAATTTAAATGACTATGCTGTTTTAGGTCGTCAAGTGAGTGCATACCGTGTGAACGGACAGCCAACTTCTACAGTCTCACCATTTAATCCAATTGAAGTATTTTATGTTGAACCACTTGCAAGAATTAATAAATCACAAGATCCTGTGCAACTGGTTGGAACATTAGTTTCTGCTGGTGGGCTTGGTATTGTTACGTCTGGAATAATTCCTGATGGAATTAAAGATGGGCGTCTTTCAGAAAATCGTATTCCTGCTAATCTATGTGAAGCACTTGATATTGGTGCAGCACAAGCGTCACGCGCATTTACGGGAAAACTTTTTGGACAAGCTGGATACACATGGACGCAGCATTGTCATATGCCATCACTTGCTGTAATCGGTGGTGTAGAGTTTACAAGCCAAACAAATAACGCAATTCAACTGTGGAGCGTTGGTCTTCAAGGTTCTTTAAATTTCTAAAAATAACGATTAAGGAATTGAGTTATGAATAAAGTAAAAATTTACATAGCAATTTCGATGCTCATTGGTTGTTTTGCAACGATGAGTGCTCAAGATGAACCATCGGATGCTGTAAAGGCTACGCTGTCAACTATGCGTGCAACGGCAACAATAGACGGTGTGCTACCATCAGTAGCAATACCTCAAGCTAGTGTAGGTCCTGCTAGCTCTGCTGCAGGAGGAGCTTTATCTCTTGGGGGTGTGGTTATTTCAAATAATGGTACTACCGCTACCATAACAAATAATGGAAGTCCTTACTCATCAACAGCTATTTTGATATCTGGAAGTACTGTAACGTTTAATTCGCCTGTTATAGCAACTAGTTTATCATTAACTAGTTCAGCAAATATCATTATAAATGGTGATTTGGTTGTTAATGGGTCGGTTTCAGTAGAAGTTGATACAACATTAACGGTGCGAGGAGATGCATTTTTTAATGGAGTTTCTTTATCTATGAATTATGTTTCGGTACATGGAGGTTTGTTTGTATCTGGAGATGTATTTATTCAAGAATATCAACACTTTATAGAAATTTTAGGA
This window of the Candidatus Babeliales bacterium genome carries:
- a CDS encoding tetratricopeptide repeat protein, which gives rise to MKLISKFSFIFLTIFQSLNLFGQPSCSQDDPLLVITIMVKNEADVMERTLLPYLDAGLQHFLVLDTGSTDETVEVTKQLFESYDVHGFVVEQPFVDFATSRNYAIDCSEELFPKATFFLMIDAEWYLNDVPGLINFCKLFRHFPETAYLMCLHNNHFSKNYLCRLWKPNHGIRFEGVVHEYLNKIGYITVPETIYFNWDPTQRGIDKTNKRFYRDIELLLKEHEKHPEDPRTLFYLGQSYACTNDYANAAIWYQKRSERSVWDQEDFMTWYRLGDAHDQLGNWNQALFYYLKAYDMRPSRIEPLMKIANYYLKVLDFAKAFYFSKLAVDTPVTTDTLFVENIAYNFDRYNLLGIAAWYVGEYEVGEKAVLQALKHSPDATHLLFNLSLYEGRKN
- a CDS encoding exosporium protein, whose translation is MFVLHLTVKSTMNVVVKKIKNYIALSMLISCVGSMNAQGDDHNRNKKASKSTQAAALVKRSASAENDYPNTDDVLAFVTVESASGVTGNTGATGATGATGTSARGATGDTGLTGLTGSTGSTGSIGATGSTGDTGSTGSTGSTGLTGVGTIGSTGSTGSTGSTGSTGATGSTGSTGDIGATGSTGSTGATGSIGSTGATGSTGDTGLTGDTGATGSTGSTGSIGSTGSIGATGDTGLTGDIGATGSTGSTGSIGVTGSTGSTGATGSIGSTGATGSTGDTGLTGDTGATGSTGSTGSIGSTGSIGATGDTGLTGYTGATGSTGSTILGVTGDTGLTGDTGATGSTGSTGATGATGATGATGDTGSTGSTILGVTGDTGLTGDTGATGSTGSTGSIGATGATGATGDTGLTGDTGSTGLTGSIGATGDTGLTGDTGATGSTGTSAIGATGATGDTGLTGDTGATGSTGVTIIGVTGATGDTGLTGATGATGATGATGLAFSSTYAWLADNATSQNLNIGDLVNFTTNIDVSTPGQFTVTPNSVEVLVAGTYEITVFIAGFDDLSPSRFTILVNGGNIGFDDLVTEAVPHIINCIVPLAVNDVISIFAGAAGTISPNNYGYYGAAMTIVKIN